The Citrus sinensis cultivar Valencia sweet orange chromosome 4, DVS_A1.0, whole genome shotgun sequence DNA segment TTCAATATCCTTGTTCTTCTGTCTTTCTTTCACTCTGCATCCTTCTACAGTTTTACTTGCACGTAGCACTGTTATGCACTTTGccccattaattttttaaactacgTGTATTCTTTCTTGTCAACTTTTTGGTTGCTATCTAGTAGTGATAATGTGTTTTCTCTTCATCTACTTAAATCATTTGATCCATAATATGATTGTTCCCATTTCCCTGTTCGGTAAATGACAAtgcttattatattattatgttcTTGTTTGATTTTAGCAACTTTACCCCGTGTCGTGAGCAAAGTTCACTGTGACTCCTTCGGAATTAGTATTGCCAGTTTCGGGAACTTGCAAACTCGGCGAAATTGAGggaattgaaaatatttaattgactCGATTTAATGTGATTACAAATGGGGCcaataagaaaaaaacatgGCCAAAAATCGTCTCTAATCTGCATGTTATTCCCATCTCCTTGTGAGTGCTTTGTGAATCATTTTGTGTAGAAACAATTTTGATACAACTATctacaaataataattgttacgTCAATACATACTTTCACACTTCTAGTTTCGGGtacatctttttatttgttatttatttatttattttgttaatgagATTTGCATATTTGAATGCTGTCAATAGgcccaaaagaagaaaaaaaaaagaataattcaCTCATCAATTAAGTAATTACTTAGTGAAGAGAAGCACGAGAGAAATAAAACAGAAAatggtagagagagagagtgagtgggtagagagagagaggataaAATTCTCTCGTCTTTCTCTCGTGCTTCTCTACACCTAGCACTACTCTTGCTTCTAAGGTAAGTTCTCATCTAGTAGACGCGCCTGCTTCTCCCATGACCATGAGCATATACATTCATATTTCCACATTGGTTATTAGGGTCCTCATTTGTAAGGGAGGAACACAAAAACATGCACTCTTGACACTCAAAATAATGCCTACATCGCGCTGAAATGGTAAAGGGGTGTAGTCAGAAGATTTGTTTTGTCCCTAAAGAATCACAGTATTTGTTTTCATAACCCAACCCTAGAACAAACCATGTGCATGATTTTACGTGGCCTAGGTTTTACATTCACGGACTGGGTGGGTTTAATCGTCTAATACTAATGGACCAATTCTTGCATTTGAGGCCCGTGCTATTCGTGTCTATATTTACCGTATAGGTAGATATAGAGTATCCGCAGGAAAGACGCCTGTGAAATTCTCGGCCGTATGCGTAAGCCGATTACAAgtgaattgaatttaaaatttgatcttCTACACTTGAATATTGAAACACACAAGCGACCTGTGTTCAGATCTTTACACACAAAATACCACATCAATTACAGCTTTACAACCAAACCAACCTATAAATTCTCAAACTGAAAGAAACAACCAAAAGCAGTgcataagaaaattttgagtCACATGACGGCTCCAACAACCATTTTACACAGCTACTGGTCGCCCACTCGCCCTGCACTTCCAGTTGCTCTGTATTCTGACAAACTGTTCAACAAGTGGTTCGTTGCTTTCTCGAAATTGACAAAGCCCATGAACCAAAATTCATGTCCCTCCACAGTTACAATCTTCATGTACTTGTCTgatgcattttcttttaatgtcaCTGGATTGACTGAGCTTATATTCGCCAAAGGTATCATAACCTGTTCAAGATAAGTTGTTCAGATCATTAAATTACCAATGCAATGCTATATTTTGATACAGTTTATTGAGTGTATTGTTATATTGATGATCATCTTATTCGTACCTTGTAGTAGCTCCAAGCTTCCTGCCCAGATGGAGCAGTAAAACACAAGGGACGATCACTGCAAAAAGCCACACGGGCCGTTGATAAATAGAGTGTTCCAGCAACAGGACCAGTTGTTGTAGAAAGATAACACGCAAAGGTCTTCTTTAGCTTCTCATTCGGATCAGTTGCAAAAATCTGCTTGAAGAGAGACTCAAATCCGCCCTCTGTTATTGCTTTCGCTGTCAAATTCACCTTCCCCCATGCAGCTTCCGACACAGAGGGACCGGTTTTCACTgcaaatttatattatcaatatGGATGTATTGGTCGAATCATATGTATATTACAGCTGCATAGCGTTTAATATGTATCAATATGGATGTATTGGTcgaatcatatatatattacagcTGCATAGCGTTTGATATATAATTAGCGGACAGGAAAGTAACTTACGATTATGCCAGATGTTGCGGGCAATGGTCTCAGCTTTGGTGCTCCAAGTATTGAACGCGTGAATTACAGGCTCCAAAGGGTTGTTACTTGGCTTGTCGATAGGAGAGTACTCGACATAAGACTGATGATAGATTTGCTGGCGGTTTTCGGCGTTCCATGAGGCTGCCTTTTGATTGTCTGGGTGAGCACTAGGCACCGCTGGCGCTCCCATGATATGGGTACcccatttctttctttcttcttcttctgaaGGTGGAGCTTCTGTCAGAGTGCTTGACAATTTTTCTGGTGTGCTTGTCATGGTGATGCTGGTTGTCGATTGACTGGAAGGTTGAGGCTATTGCTatgagaacaaaaataaataaataaataaattctgatGGATTTATTGTTTATTCACGGTCACGGGTGAGTAACTTACCTAAT contains these protein-coding regions:
- the LOC102606662 gene encoding GEM-like protein 5, with protein sequence MTSTPEKLSSTLTEAPPSEEEERKKWGTHIMGAPAVPSAHPDNQKAASWNAENRQQIYHQSYVEYSPIDKPSNNPLEPVIHAFNTWSTKAETIARNIWHNLKTGPSVSEAAWGKVNLTAKAITEGGFESLFKQIFATDPNEKLKKTFACYLSTTTGPVAGTLYLSTARVAFCSDRPLCFTAPSGQEAWSYYKVMIPLANISSVNPVTLKENASDKYMKIVTVEGHEFWFMGFVNFEKATNHLLNSLSEYRATGSAGRVGDQ